One stretch of Anabas testudineus chromosome 24, fAnaTes1.2, whole genome shotgun sequence DNA includes these proteins:
- the LOC113149705 gene encoding microtubule-associated protein RP/EB family member 3-like isoform X2, which produces MAVNVYSTSMTIENLSRHDMLAWVNDSLQLTYTKIEQLCTGAAYCQFMDMLFPGCILLKKVKFNAKLEHEYIHNFKVLQAAFKRMNVDKIIPVERLVKGKFQDNFEFLQWFKKFFDANYDGKEYDPLLSRQGQEGTPPPPNPGESIHHKPKRPARSGPMRTSPTALKSVPTPQRQINIAAPRRTTPVTRNGGDSELIELNQQLMDLKMTVDGLEKERDFYFGKLRDIELICQEHENDNHPVLSKVMDILYATEEGFAPPEDEEIDEGAQGDQEEF; this is translated from the exons ATGGCGGTGAATGTCTACTCCACCTCTATGACTATAGAGAACCTTAGTCGTCATGACATGTTGGCATGGGTCAACGACTCTCTACAGCTCACCTACACAAAGATCGAGCAGCTCTGTACAG GTGCTGCTTACTGTCAGTTCATGGACATGCTGTTTCCAGGGTGCATATTATTAAAGAAAGTCAAGTTTAATGCTAAATTGGAGCATGAGTACATCCACAATTTCAAGGTCCTACAGGCAGCGTTCAAAAGAATGAATGTGGATAAG ATCATCCCTGTGGAGAGGTTGGTAAAAGGGAAGTTCCAGGACAACTTTGAGTTCCTTCAGTGGTTTAAGAAGTTTTTTGATGCCAACTATGACGGGAAAGAATACGACCCTCTACTGTCACGGCAGGGCCAGGAGGGGACGCCGCCTCCACCTAACCCAG GTGAATCCATTCATCACAAACCTAAAAGACCTGCTCGCTCAG gCCCCATGAGAACATCTCCCACAGCACTGAAGAGTGTTCCCACACCACAGAGGCAGATCAACATAGCAGCACCCCGTAGGACCACTCCTGTGACCCGTAATGGAGGAGACTCTGAGCTCATAGAGCTCAACCAGCAG CTGATGGATCTGAAAATGACTGTAGACGGACTGGAGAAGGAAAGGGACTTCTACTTTGGAAAGCTGAGAGACATTGAACTCATCTGCCAAGAACACGAAAATGATAACCACCCAGTCCTCAGCAAAGTCATGGACATACTGTATGCTACAGAG GAGGGATTTGCGCCACCAGAAGATGAAGAAATTGATGAAGGAGCGCAGGGAGACCAGGAAGAGTTCTGA
- the LOC113149705 gene encoding microtubule-associated protein RP/EB family member 3-like isoform X1, which produces MAVNVYSTSMTIENLSRHDMLAWVNDSLQLTYTKIEQLCTGAAYCQFMDMLFPGCILLKKVKFNAKLEHEYIHNFKVLQAAFKRMNVDKIIPVERLVKGKFQDNFEFLQWFKKFFDANYDGKEYDPLLSRQGQEGTPPPPNPGPMRTSPTALKSVPTPQRQINIAAPRRTTPVTRNGGDSELIELNQQLMDLKMTVDGLEKERDFYFGKLRDIELICQEHENDNHPVLSKVMDILYATEEGFAPPEDEEIDEGAQGDQEEF; this is translated from the exons ATGGCGGTGAATGTCTACTCCACCTCTATGACTATAGAGAACCTTAGTCGTCATGACATGTTGGCATGGGTCAACGACTCTCTACAGCTCACCTACACAAAGATCGAGCAGCTCTGTACAG GTGCTGCTTACTGTCAGTTCATGGACATGCTGTTTCCAGGGTGCATATTATTAAAGAAAGTCAAGTTTAATGCTAAATTGGAGCATGAGTACATCCACAATTTCAAGGTCCTACAGGCAGCGTTCAAAAGAATGAATGTGGATAAG ATCATCCCTGTGGAGAGGTTGGTAAAAGGGAAGTTCCAGGACAACTTTGAGTTCCTTCAGTGGTTTAAGAAGTTTTTTGATGCCAACTATGACGGGAAAGAATACGACCCTCTACTGTCACGGCAGGGCCAGGAGGGGACGCCGCCTCCACCTAACCCAG gCCCCATGAGAACATCTCCCACAGCACTGAAGAGTGTTCCCACACCACAGAGGCAGATCAACATAGCAGCACCCCGTAGGACCACTCCTGTGACCCGTAATGGAGGAGACTCTGAGCTCATAGAGCTCAACCAGCAG CTGATGGATCTGAAAATGACTGTAGACGGACTGGAGAAGGAAAGGGACTTCTACTTTGGAAAGCTGAGAGACATTGAACTCATCTGCCAAGAACACGAAAATGATAACCACCCAGTCCTCAGCAAAGTCATGGACATACTGTATGCTACAGAG GAGGGATTTGCGCCACCAGAAGATGAAGAAATTGATGAAGGAGCGCAGGGAGACCAGGAAGAGTTCTGA